Genomic DNA from Suncus etruscus isolate mSunEtr1 chromosome 13, mSunEtr1.pri.cur, whole genome shotgun sequence:
CTCTTCGACCCTTTCCAGCTGGACACCAGCATCACCCCAGCACGGGTGCGGGCAGCCCTACGTGAGGGCCTCTTCACGAGGGCCCTGCTCATGGCGCTGCGGCTCAACGAGAGACCGCTGGTACAGGAGGCCCTGGAGGCGGTGCCTGCGAGCGAGAGTGCGTCCCAGGGTTGGTGGTGCCTGGGCTGCAgggtctggggtgtgtgtgtgggggcagcTCCAGGACCAACTCCCCCCCCAATTCCCCCTCACAGTTGAGGTCATTGCTTCATCCCTCCCTGAGCTGTATGTGGAGAAGGTTCTGGGTTTCCTGGCGGCCTCCCTGGAGGTGACGCACCACCTGGAGTTCTATCTCCTCTGGACGcagaagctgctgctgctgcatggCACGAAGCTCAAGGCCAGGTTGGGCCCCCCAGCCCCTGTATCTGTGAGGCCCTGAGGTGGGGTTCCGGGCGAGTGGGCCTGGCCCCCAGCTGCCTATTGAGGAGTTCTGTGTTTGCAGGTCTGGAACGCTGCTGCCGACTGTGCAGTTTCTGCAGAAAGGCCTCCAGCGGCACCTGGACACCATCTCCAAACTGTATGTGTGTGAGCCTGGCCCTTGGGGGGCTGGGGCTGGTGGGTGGCTGTGCCCGCCATGGGGAGAAGAGCACAGAGTAGGGCAGCTGTGTGGTCCTGGATCTGAGGTTCTCAATCTTTGGGGTTGTCTAGGGTTCCGCTGGCCATGCCCAGGTGTGCCAGCACCTACAGACCTGCTGGCAGGGGAAGGTTTGGGGGTGCGGGGTAAGCTGTATGGGTTGCCCTTCCGCCATGAGCCTGCTATCTTCCACAGATGTGACTGGAACCAGTACAACCTCCGCTTTGCGCTGGCCCTGTCACAGCAGCGCGGCCTGAAACGCCCCTTGGAGCCAGGCAgtgaggagaagatggaggaggatgaggaagaggatAACTTATGCCTCATGGGGACAGCGGATGGGGATGATGGGGACAGTGAAGACGGGCTGTTGGCATAGCGCACATGATGACCCCAACTCCTGGGGCCGAAGCAGCAGAGGTGGCAGGGCAGCCGGCCCAAATACTGGCTGTGGACTCGGCTGCAAAGACTCACCGTGGCTGCAGGGAGCAGCAGCCGTACCATTGGGCGCCTGGAGCGGGCTACAGGACCTCAGCATCTCCTCCCAAGGGACTGAGCAGGTTCAGTGCAAAGCAGACAAGGGCATTTCTGGAGGGTACCTGCTTGGGGCTGAGCTGACCCGCAGAGACGTGTGACGGATGTGGTGGCAGCACACAAGTTGCCCACGTGTCCCCTGAGATGTGACTTTCAGATCTTCACTGGGGGACGGGGGGTGCTTACAGACTCATTTCCTCACCCTGTCCCTCCTTTTCCTCTGAACCTCTAAATAGAAcctgtttttcccttttttaagaaAAACCTCCTGTGTCCTATTGCTACTGTGGAAACGGGATAGGGCTGGGTGGTTGGCTgggttttttttgcttgttttgttttggtttttgttttcgggtcacacccagcaccgctcaggggttcctcctagctctacttggaaatcgctcctgggcccggagagatagcacagcgatgtttgccgtgcaagcagccgatccaggaccaaaggtggttggttcgaatcccggtgtcccatatggtcccccctgcctgccaggagctatttctgagcagacagccaggagtcacccctgagcaccgccgggtgtgccccccccccccccaaaaaaaaaaaaaaaaagaaaagaaaaatcgctcctggcaggctcgcggagaccatatggaatgccgggattcgaaccactgtcctgcatgcaaggcaaacgccctatctccatgctatctcttcagccccgggCTGGGGTTTTGTAACCTTGGAGGGAGGTACCTGGGATAGCCAAGCTCAGCCCATGACTTGGGGTGTGGACCTCTGCATCATGGACACTGGTGAGGAAGGACTGGGACTCCGTTTTGCTGCAAGGCCTGAGCCCTGGAAGTCGGGGACTGGCCCCGCCGCCTGTGGAGGCTTCCGATCTGCACCTCCAGGGGCCAGATCCCCTGgcgcgaggcgaggcgaggcgaggcgaggggcGTCACGGACGCGCCTGCCCCCGGGGCTTGGGGCTTTCGAGGAGCGGCGCGCTGTCAAAGTCACGTGCTCGCTGTCACCGCTGCGGCGTAGGGCCCGCCCTCAGGCCGACCGCCTTCCGGGAGCTCCGGCGACTGCGCCGGCGCGGCAGGCGCAAAACGGCGGCTCTGCGCAAGCGCGGCCCCGGGCACGGCCTTAAAGCGGACACTTTGCGCAGGCGCGGTCCCGCCCCCCGGGGGGGCAGGCCACCTCGCGCAGGCGCGGTGCGTTGCTGTGGCCGGCCGGCCCCGCTGACCCTCCGACCCCGCTTGTCCCCGCGCGGCCATGGCGGCCCTCCGGGTCCTGCTGGCGTCCAGGCTGGCGGCGAGCCCCCGCGGGCGGGCGAGCTTCCCGCGCGCAGCCCTGCACGGCTCCGCGCCGCGGCCAGGGCCTCGGGTCGCGCTGGTGGGTGGACGCGGACCCTCCCCGGGCCCCCCGACCCCGGGCCCCGCGACCTCCCGGGCTCCTCCGACCCCGcaccccggccccggcccctggCTCCCCGGCAGCTGCCCCCGCCCGCCCCGCGGCCCTCCGGCCCGGCGCCTGACTCTGCGGCCCCGCAGGTGCTGTCCGGCTGCGGCGTGTACGACGGGACCGAGATCCACGAGGCCTCCGCGTGAGTGCCCGGCCGGGGTCTGGGCTGGGAGGGCCGGGGCGCCTCGCCCAGGCTGTCCTCCAGGCTGTCCTCCAGCGCTGTCCCCTCGGGGGCTGTCCCACGCACCCGAGCCGCCTGCGCCCTCGCCTCCCGCTGCCGCACCGAGCCGGCCGTCCCACCCGGAGTCCCCGGGTGTCAGCAGGGGGCGAGGCGGGCACGCGAATGTCCCCAGGGCCCGCCCTGGCTGCTCAGACCTCGCAGCTCCCCCGAGCTGCCCGGCTAGGCCCCGTCGGTGGGTCTGAAACGAGGAGCTGGAACGGGGTGCCGGGGTGCGGCCGGCCCTGAGCGGGCGTCTCTCCACAGGGTGCTGGTGCACCTGAGCCGGGCCGGTGCCGACGTGCACATGTTCGCGCCCAGCATCCCTCAGATGCACGTCATCGACCACACGCAGGGGCAGCTTGCCGAGAAGGAGACCAGGTGTGCGCAAGGGGGCCCTGGGGTCCAGCAGGGCTGGCCTGGACGCCTGGTGGGAAAAAGCAGAGactcctgaaccctcagacctcaCAGGCCCTGGGGACCGCTCTGGGCTCTGCCCCACTCAGTGCCAGGCCGTCTGCTCCTCCACCTGCAGACCCCCCAGCCCTGCACCTAGAAGGCTGCTCCCCTCAACCCTGCACCCAGTCGGCCACTCTCGCATATAGGAGAACTTGTCCGCTCCCTCCTGGGCACTGActgttctttggggggggggggtgttctctttcTCAGGAACGTCCTGACTGAGTCTGCACGCATTGCCCGTGGCAAGATCTCAGACCTGGCGCAGCTCCGCGTGGCCGACCTGGATGCCATCATCTTCCCTGGGGGCTTCGGGGCTGCCAAGAACCTGTGAGTCGCGCCCCCCTCAACCCCCATGCTTGGCCCTGGACTTGCTGCTTGCTTTGGCCCTGGGGTTCCTCCAGTGCTCCTGCACTTGTTACCTCAGGCCAGGTCCGCCCCCCCCTCCCCCTCAGGCCAAACCCCAGTGCTTTTTCCTCCTGCGATTCCTGAGATGTTCTGCAGTCTGAGGTTCCCTCTGGCTCCCTCACAGGCAGGGTCAGTCCCAGTCCCAGGGCTAAGGTACTGTGATGGCACAGGCCCAGTGGGCTCCCCCTTCCTTCTCTGAGGCTCGGCCGTTCCTGGGCCCCCACAGTTTTGTTTCCACTTGGCTGCTGCACCTCCTCCCAGTGCCCCGGGGTGCTTCCCCAACAGCTGAGTCCTTGGTTTCTCCTTGGTCTGTGTCCCCGAGTTCTGCTGCCCCCCTCAACCCTAGTTCTTCTCAGCGAGCTGGGAGCAGTCAGTACCAGGGATCCGGCACTCCAAACACATCCCCTGCCTCAGGTCCCCCAGGAGTCCCATGACCAATGGACGGTCACATGTCGGTACCCTGTGTTGTCCCCCTGCCACACCTGTCTGGGTCCCCGTGGGTGCAGGACTAGAGAGCCTGGCAGGGGGACCTGCAGTGTGTGTGAGGGTGGAATGCAGGCCCTTCCTGACCCTGATGCACCTCTGGTTGCCTTGCAGCTTCTGATCTTGTGCCTCCGCCACTCCCTTTGCTTAGGACTGGCCAGGGGCTGCCCCACTGTGTTCCCTGTGGCTGTGCTGTGTGGCTCTGTCCCCTCTGCTCTTCTCGCTccccttgctgctgtgctatgtccATGCTGTGAGTCGCTCAGGTGGCCTTGGGATCCATCTGGAAGGCGTCAGTGCAGTGTGTGCATACTCTGAACCCTGTCACCTTCAGTTCTccctggggtggggggcaagGGCTTTGCCCTCAGGATACCTCCCCCTCCGGTGCTCTCCACCACTCTGTCCTGGCTCCCTCCTGGCTGTGCGTGGTACAGAGCCCACATTAAGCATCCTCTCCCTCAGGAGCACCTTCGCCATGGATGGGAAGGACTGCTCAGTGCACCGGGATGTGGAGCGGATCCTCAAGGAATTCCACAAGGCTGGCAAGCCCATCGGGTAGGGGGGCCGGACCCCATGgctgagggagggaggagggtcaGGTGAGCCTCCCCTCCAGGCCTGTCCTGGCCCCAAGAACCACGCTGAGGAGTTGTGTCACTGAAAGAAGTAGCTCTGCCGTGGGGGGGTCCCCTCACAGCCATACATGTCATGCAGCCTCTGGGCACCCAGAGGCCCACGTGCCCTGAGCCACCCTGTCCCGCAGCCTGTGCTGTATCGCGCCTGTCCTGGCTGCCAAGGTGCTTGGCACTGTGGAGGTCACGGTGGGCCATGAGCAGGAAGAAGGTGGTCGCTGGCCCTATGCCGGCACTGCTGAGGCCATCAAAGCACTGGGTGCCCGGCACTGTGTGAAGGACGTGACTATATCCTTGGTGGGCCAGGCTGGGCTGGGGGACGGACGCGCAGAGGATAGGCTGGGCTGTGATTTTTCCCTAACACATGCACGAAGCTCACGTGGACAGCAAGAACAAGGTGGTGACCACACCCGCCTTCATGTGTGAGACGGCGCTGCATCACATCTATGATGGCATCGGTGCCATGGTGGCCGGGGTGCTGCAGCTCGCCCGCAAGTGACGTGTGTGCAGCCAGGACCCGTGCCAGCCGGCCTGTGCTCCGAGATGGTAGTGAGTGCCAGAGATGTGCCTTTGTAGAAGCAGCAATTCAGGGCTGGTTCCCATGGCCTGGTccctctgctctggcccctagcccTCAGCCACGGGACGTGTGCATAGCCAGAGGGACAATAAAGTGTGAGCCGAACTATGAGCTGAGTGGCCCGTGTCCATCACTGCCTTCCCACCGTGTCCCTCAGTGCCACCGGGCTGTGCTGTGCTACCCTGCATCCTTCCATCTTGTCATCCTTCTGTCCTGCCGTCCTTCCCTCCTATCATCCCACTGAGATGCTTTGGCCATGGTGTGACCAGCTTCCGGCCCCTGAGCTGTATGGACTGTGGGTCTCGTTCACTCCCAGCTGCTCTCAGTTCAGGTTTCGGTACTTACTGTGACTGTCCCTAGTGTGACGGTGCCGGCCTGCTGTCCCTGTTGGGCCCTGCTGCCTGCCTGTTATTTGTGTGCACTGGTCTCAGCTTCctgtcccccctttttttgtttgggtttttgggccacacccggtgttaaccccagttcaggggttactcctggctctttgctcagaaatccctcctggcaggcttggggtctatatgggaatcgaacccggatccatcctggattggctgtgtgcaaagctaacgtcctaccgctgagctatcactctgagctatgactctggccccgcCTCACCTTCTTACAGGTCGCTGAGTTCCCCAGCCCTGCCTGTGGCTCCGCCCACTCTGGGGTGCCTTTGCACTCCCTGGGCATCATTCCCTCGGGCACCAGGCTTGCCTTCCCATGGCTTCTCACTTAGGCTGCCCGGGGATTCTCGCCCTGCTCTGCTGTGGGGTGCTCTTGGctcagtgcccccccccccttggcaTGCAGGACTCTACTGCCTCCCTGGAGCCAGACACATGTGCCCCTCGACATGCCCCCTGCCCCTTCCCAGAGCTGCCCCCTGTCCCCCTGAGCCACAGAACCCCCCTACTCCCCAAGCCAACCCTGAGCAGATCCTGAACTCTCCCTGACCCCCCTCCCCGGGGCtgcctgttttggggccaccctggcCTCAGGCCCTCTTAGGACCTTAACTCCTGCCGGCCAGCACTGGGCAGTGATGTCACCATTACTCAGCCCCATGCTGAGGCGGGATGGGATGGGGGGCCGGGCTTGCCCATTCTTGTTGGGTCCAGATGTCTCACTCCCCCTCGGAGTCTTGGGGCTGGGATGCCTTGCAGAGAGCCCTGCTGCTGTCGGAGCCTGCCCACTGCACCCACACCACTCAGTGGGACTCCCATCAGGCCCCTGGGccaggcagggctgggctgggcagggcCCAGCGTGGGGTGGGGAGGTGCCAAGGAGCCACTGTCAGCGCTGGGAGGAGATGGGGACGCTGCCCACCAGGCTCCCCAGCTCTCCCTCCCTGTGGCTGGGTCACCTGCAGGATATAACAATCAACTGAACATTGTGTTGTTGGAACTCGGCTCAGGAAAGAAGGGGGTACTGGCTCCCATGAGGGGAGCCTGGGGTCCTGTGTTTGGTTCCCTGCTCTGGATTCTAGAGGGAGAGAGGCCAGAGTGCCCCTTCCTGGGGAGTGGGGATGCCCCGTCTGAGAGCTCCATGGCGCTCTCCCATCCTCCCTTCAACTCTAGAACTCTGAGAACCCCAGTTCTCAGCTTTCGGGGTGCTGGGCCTTTGGGCAGGGTCAGGTGTCCAGCCAACTCCCAGGCCCATCCCTGTGCCCTGGAGACCCCTGACTGCACCATGCAGAGACGCCTTGGCAGTGAGCCCCATGTTCATGTCAAGAGACTCCAGAGATAGCCACACCTCCACAGTGGGATGCAGCTGGCTGCACTGCCTTGGCGTGTCTCCCAGTTCTGTGGTGGTGTGTGGTGACCAGGCACCCTGGGTgcctctgtccatctgtccatcatCTGCTCAGCAGAGCCCAGCACCCAGCTGCCCCCACCCCATCTGGGCCCCCTGTGAGTGAGCTCAGCACCTGTATATGGGGTCCCAATCCTCCCTGCAGCCCTGGAGTGAGTCTGGGTCCTCCCAGGAAGTGCCCGGGTCCCTGCCTGCCCTCTGCCGCCCCAGGATGCAGCTTAGGGGGCCTAGGCTTTCCTGACTTGTGGACCCTCGGGGGAGCTAGTGAGGGCTAGATCCGGTGTCTCAGCATGGGGGTCAGGAAGGACCCCCTCACTCAAACCAGGCATCTGTGCCCTCTGCGGGTCCACACTGAACTGGGGTTCAGGCAGGAAGTGGGGACTCTGGCCAGATTTCAGGACTACAGAATAGAAGCCCAAGGGggtgacggggggggggggggtttggatctGGGCCCAGTTCCCCTTCCCTGCCCCCTCCCCCATCTGCAGCACGGACAGACAGTGCAGTGTGGGGTGGCGAAGGTCAACTGAGACGCATGAGACACAGCTGGAGCGAGGAACTTTCTGGAGCATCCTGACTGGCACGCTGGACCTGTCCCCTGGGCCTACTCTGcctgccccccccctccccccccccgctCAGTCTCTAGAACCTTCCACACACATGCACCCTGCCAACTTCCTGTCTGTAGTGGATCTGTCCCTTGGTTCCTGGGTCCATATGAGGAGGCTGCACCCATTTAGAGCTGGTGCCCCCTAGGCCTGCGTCCCCACAACCTGTTCTCATGGGCTGGATGCTGGGGCCTCACCCGCTGTCCTGGCAGCCCTGGTCCCCAGGGACCTGAGCCCCCTTCTCCTCCCCACAGTGTGAACAGTTCTGAATTCAGCAGCAAGTGGTCTCCCAGACCCCATGTCCCCAGTTTACCCTGAACCCCACTTCCCATGGGACATTCATCCTGGAGCAGACGCTCCAGCATCTTGGGGTTCCAGTTCCTGCCGTTTCCTCATTCTGTGATCCCGCCTCCCGTGGCTCCAGCTGCTCCCCCAACCTCTTGTggaccccacctcacccccaccagcCCCAGTACCCCTAATACTTAGGGTGCCACCTACCCTACCTGCCTGCTCTCACCAGATGCCCCATCAGCAGAGCCCCATTGGGAGCTGGAATGTTCTAGAACAATGGCTTCAGTCCCTTTTTGCCCACATATCTCTGCCAGACAGTCGGCACAGGGGTCCTAGTGGGGTGTGGGATGGGACTCTGTGGAGTGAGGGGTCCTGCGGGCTGGGCAGGCACTCTTCCCTCCAGCCAAGTTCACAGGACCCTGGGATTCGGTTCTGCGGTGTGGACGTGGTCAGGTGGAGTCTGCTGTGTGGACAGGGCCCTCCATTCTCAGTTAAGATGTGGGACTTTCCTGCTGCAGCTCCCTCTTCTGACTCTGGTCTCAGGGAAATCCCGAAAGAAAGTGGGATTCCGGGTCACAGCCACTGGGGCAGCCACCAGGCAGAACTGGCCTGGGATCTTCTGTTCCCCTCTGTCCTTCTGTCACCTCCAGTCCCCACTCCCAGGGTGAGGTGGGGGAAACCAGGCCTGACCAGGATGTCAAGGGGCACAGGGCTCCCCCTCAGAGGCCCAAATCTCCTCCCCTGGGGGCATGGCTGTCCCAACACTATGGGGTCCCACTTGAGCGTGGGGCCGCTGGCCTGGGAGTCCCCATGTACCAGCCTGCAGCCAGTGGGCACTTTGGAGGGCAGGGCCCTGGGGACAGAGGTGGCCAGTCCTGCCCGCTTACTGAGCATCCTGGGACTTGCCCACAGCCCTGCTCGAGCAGGAAGGGGATCCCAGGCCACGACATGCCTTGTGGTGCTGTAGTGACTTGGCAGGGCCTGAAGCCAGGCTGGTCTCCTCAGTGCACTCTTGTTCCCATCCCCTCTgtggagcctcagtttccctgagtGGCAGTGATTGGGACAGTGCTCGACTATGCCCTGTCCAGTCATGCCTGAAATGGGAGGGCATTCTGTAGGGACCCTATGCGTGGCCTCAAGTCTCGGCTGAGCCATTGTGACTGGAGTccttgaaagtgagttttgggGTCCCCGGAGGTGTGGCCTCTGAACCTGGCACCTCCACCTGAAGACCCTTCTCCTTGAGGtctgtggggaccatatgcggGAGGATGCCATTAGTGTAGCACCCAGACTGGGGCCTTCTCTGCACGTGGGTCACAGTGGTTCAGTTAGGGTTTGGCTTGGGTGAGGGTCAGCCCTGGTGCATGTGTGTGCCATGTAGTCATGGTGTGAGCATGGTCTTGCCACCATGCTACAAGTATGGGCACGTGATAAGTATAAGCATATGTGTTACGGTATGGTATGTGCTATGTTGTCATGCTAAAATCATGTGT
This window encodes:
- the GATD3 gene encoding glutamine amidotransferase-like class 1 domain-containing protein 3, mitochondrial isoform X1 gives rise to the protein MAALRVLLASRLAASPRGRASFPRAALHGSAPRPGPRVALVLSGCGVYDGTEIHEASAVLVHLSRAGADVHMFAPSIPQMHVIDHTQGQLAEKETRNVLTESARIARGKISDLAQLRVADLDAIIFPGGFGAAKNLSTFAMDGKDCSVHRDVERILKEFHKAGKPIGLCCIAPVLAAKVLGTVEVTVGHEQEEGGRWPYAGTAEAIKALGARHCVKDVTISLVGQAGLGDGRAEDRLGCDFSLTHARSSRGQQEQGGDHTRLHV
- the GATD3 gene encoding glutamine amidotransferase-like class 1 domain-containing protein 3, mitochondrial isoform X2 yields the protein MAALRVLLASRLAASPRGRASFPRAALHGSAPRPGPRVALVLSGCGVYDGTEIHEASAVLVHLSRAGADVHMFAPSIPQMHVIDHTQGQLAEKETRNVLTESARIARGKISDLAQLRVADLDAIIFPGGFGAAKNLSTFAMDGKDCSVHRDVERILKEFHKAGKPIGLCCIAPVLAAKVLGTVEVTVGHEQEEGGRWPYAGTAEAIKALGARHCVKDVTEAHVDSKNKVVTTPAFMCETALHHIYDGIGAMVAGVLQLARK